The Bryobacteraceae bacterium genome includes a window with the following:
- a CDS encoding chromosomal replication initiation protein DnaA, whose protein sequence is MLTAAKNSWDSIKEQLAQILPGEAFENWVSRTELLEESGDELRVAVPDDHARTWLEKQLAPAVEQARRGAGVPHLQIRYIALSTESAAPPLSRESSPAGGRETPAFLDAASQLNPRFTFETFVVGSCNQFAHAAAFAVARQPAVRYNPLFIYGGSGMGKTHLLHATGRALLERHPRMRVVYTTGEQFMNEMIQSLRAGRMPAFQQHYRSADALLIDDIHILGGKERTQEEFFHTFNSLYDHQKQIVISSDEMPKNIPGLVERLRTRFEWGLMVDVQPPDLETKMAILDKKAEAEGVRLPEDVRILLATKVRSSVRELEGAFTKLLAYSSVTGAPISASMAQQALRHLLHTNERRISIEAVVRAVAERFGLQPAQLKQRTNAHEISRPRQIAMYLSRELTGASLPEIGRHFGGKHHTTVLHAIRKVEELRQHDPEINRLIHSIIDSFQ, encoded by the coding sequence GTGTTGACAGCAGCGAAGAACAGTTGGGACAGCATCAAGGAACAGCTGGCACAGATCCTTCCCGGGGAGGCGTTCGAGAACTGGGTCTCGAGGACGGAATTGCTTGAGGAGTCGGGAGACGAGCTGCGAGTGGCGGTTCCGGACGACCACGCGAGGACATGGTTGGAGAAGCAGCTCGCGCCAGCGGTGGAACAGGCGCGGCGAGGCGCCGGGGTTCCGCACCTGCAGATCCGCTACATCGCCCTCTCCACCGAGAGCGCCGCGCCGCCGCTGTCCCGGGAGAGTTCCCCGGCGGGCGGGCGGGAGACGCCGGCATTCCTGGATGCGGCAAGCCAGCTGAATCCGCGCTTCACGTTCGAGACGTTCGTGGTGGGCTCGTGCAACCAGTTCGCCCATGCGGCGGCTTTTGCCGTCGCCAGGCAGCCTGCGGTGCGCTACAACCCGCTGTTCATCTACGGCGGCAGCGGCATGGGCAAGACGCACCTTCTGCACGCGACGGGGCGGGCGCTGCTGGAGAGGCACCCGCGGATGCGCGTGGTGTACACGACGGGCGAACAATTCATGAACGAAATGATCCAGAGCCTGCGCGCCGGACGCATGCCCGCGTTCCAGCAGCACTACCGGAGCGCGGACGCGCTGCTGATCGACGACATCCACATTCTCGGCGGGAAAGAGCGAACACAGGAGGAGTTTTTCCACACGTTCAACTCGCTTTACGACCACCAGAAGCAGATTGTGATCTCGAGCGACGAGATGCCCAAGAACATCCCGGGTCTGGTGGAGCGGCTCCGCACGCGGTTCGAGTGGGGTCTGATGGTGGACGTGCAGCCGCCCGACCTGGAGACGAAGATGGCCATCCTGGACAAGAAGGCCGAGGCGGAGGGCGTCCGGCTGCCGGAAGACGTGCGTATCCTGCTGGCGACGAAGGTCCGCTCAAGCGTCCGCGAACTGGAAGGAGCGTTTACGAAGCTGCTCGCCTATTCCTCCGTCACGGGAGCGCCGATCAGCGCCTCGATGGCGCAGCAGGCGCTGCGGCACCTTCTTCACACGAACGAGCGCCGCATCTCCATCGAGGCGGTCGTGCGCGCGGTTGCCGAGCGTTTCGGGCTTCAGCCGGCGCAGCTCAAGCAGCGGACCAACGCGCACGAGATCAGCCGCCCCCGGCAGATCGCCATGTACCTGTCGCGCGAGCTCACGGGCGCCTCGCTGCCCGAGATCGGGCGCCACTTTGGAGGCAAGCATCACACAACCGTGCTGCACGCCATCCGGAAAGTGGAAGAGCTGCGGCAGCACGATCCGGAGATCAACAGGCTGATTCACAGTATAATCGACTCATTTCAGTGA